One genomic region from Candidatus Methylomirabilota bacterium encodes:
- a CDS encoding excinuclease ABC subunit UvrA, whose product MASDKIVIRGAREHNLKNIDLEIPRDQLVVITGLSGSGKSSLAFDTIYAEGQRRYVESLSAYARQFLEQMEKPEVDSIEGLSPAISIEQKTTSKNPRSTVGTVTEIYDYLRVLFARVGVPHCPSCDRVISAQTVQQMVDRVLGQAPGTRLLVLAPIVRGRKGEYKKLFFDLQRQGYTRVRVNGAVRELGEEIELDRKRKHTIEVVVDRLVVRDTLGARLADSLETALRLADGIVQVEPVSEAGKPGEPMLFSERLACADCGISLPEVSPRMFSFNSPYGACQECGGIGSRDELDPDRLVPNPARSLKEGALAPWAGRESTYFRQTLQVLAKRHRFSLDTPWSELRRGVRDVILHGEKDGGFEGVVAILERRYRETTSEEARAEIQQFMAERPCPACGGARLRRESLGFKLAGHSIADVVRLTIKEAGTFFGGLKLNEREAAIARRVLKEIRERL is encoded by the coding sequence ATGGCCAGCGACAAGATCGTCATCAGGGGTGCCCGCGAGCACAATCTGAAGAACATCGACCTCGAGATCCCGCGCGACCAGCTCGTCGTCATCACGGGGCTCTCGGGGTCCGGGAAATCGTCGCTGGCCTTCGACACGATCTACGCCGAGGGGCAGCGCCGCTACGTCGAGTCGCTCTCCGCCTACGCGCGGCAGTTTCTCGAGCAGATGGAGAAGCCCGAGGTGGACTCGATCGAGGGCCTGTCGCCGGCGATCTCGATTGAGCAGAAGACGACGTCGAAGAACCCGCGCTCGACCGTCGGCACCGTCACCGAGATCTACGACTACCTGCGCGTGCTCTTCGCGCGGGTCGGCGTGCCTCACTGCCCGTCGTGCGACCGCGTCATCTCGGCGCAGACGGTCCAGCAGATGGTGGACCGCGTGCTCGGGCAGGCGCCGGGGACGCGGCTGCTCGTGCTCGCGCCGATCGTCCGCGGGCGCAAGGGCGAGTACAAGAAGCTCTTCTTCGACCTCCAGCGCCAGGGGTACACGCGCGTCCGCGTGAACGGCGCCGTCCGCGAGCTCGGCGAGGAGATCGAGCTCGACAGGAAGCGCAAGCACACGATCGAGGTGGTCGTGGACCGGCTCGTCGTGCGCGACACCCTCGGCGCGCGCCTCGCCGACTCGCTCGAGACGGCGCTGCGCCTCGCCGACGGGATCGTGCAGGTCGAGCCGGTGAGCGAGGCGGGCAAGCCCGGCGAGCCCATGCTGTTCTCCGAGCGGCTCGCGTGCGCCGACTGCGGGATCTCGCTCCCCGAGGTGTCGCCGCGGATGTTCTCGTTCAACAGCCCGTACGGCGCCTGCCAGGAGTGCGGCGGCATCGGCTCGCGCGACGAGCTCGACCCCGACCGCCTGGTGCCGAACCCGGCGCGCTCGCTCAAGGAGGGGGCGCTGGCGCCCTGGGCCGGCCGCGAGTCCACCTACTTCCGGCAGACCCTCCAGGTGCTCGCCAAGCGCCACCGGTTCTCGCTCGACACGCCGTGGAGCGAGCTTCGCCGGGGCGTGCGCGACGTGATCCTCCACGGCGAGAAGGACGGCGGCTTCGAGGGCGTCGTGGCCATCCTCGAGCGCCGCTACCGGGAGACGACGTCCGAGGAGGCGCGCGCGGAGATCCAGCAGTTCATGGCCGAGCGCCCGTGCCCCGCGTGCGGCGGCGCGCGTCTCCGGCGCGAGTCGCTCGGCTTCAAGCTGGCGGGCCACTCGATCGCCGACGTCGTGCGCCTGACCATCAAGGAGGCGGGCACGTTCTTCGGCGGCCTGAAGCTCAACGAGCGCGAGGCCGCGATCGCGCGGCGGGTGCTCAAGGAGATCCGGGAGCGGCTCG